A portion of the Adhaeribacter radiodurans genome contains these proteins:
- a CDS encoding DUF262 domain-containing protein: protein MAEEDFEEEILRDNQEIAEDIEEFNPADIVVYSRDWTIETICSQIKNGNIDLNPKFQRRNAWTDEKRSKLIESILIGYPIPEIVLAEDPKKKKSFIVIDGKQRLLTLAGFVEHEAYEYWVKPKLVLLKIRSDLNNVTYNDMESEASLSNELREFHNASLRCTIITNFKKNDILYDIFYRLNSGSVPLSTQELRQVLNRGEFSNYLVSVTDTKQPLHSVLNLEGPDKRLRDTEILLRLFAFCLYSSSYQGNLKKFLDEKMALINDNWAELNRDISQVYISINKSIEFLKILFGDYKKIGRKATADGFESRFNRVLFEVQIFYFSKMEANVINPENTFVNDFRRLCVGDPEFRSSIESTTKTIESYKIRYSKFESLINTSFGKEININPFK, encoded by the coding sequence ATGGCAGAAGAAGATTTCGAAGAAGAGATATTAAGGGACAATCAGGAAATTGCAGAAGATATTGAAGAATTTAATCCTGCAGATATTGTTGTTTATTCTAGAGATTGGACAATTGAGACAATATGCTCTCAAATAAAAAATGGAAATATAGATCTTAATCCTAAGTTCCAAAGAAGAAATGCATGGACAGATGAAAAAAGAAGTAAATTAATTGAATCAATTTTAATAGGGTATCCTATACCCGAAATAGTTCTTGCAGAAGATCCCAAAAAGAAAAAATCATTTATTGTTATAGATGGGAAGCAGCGACTTCTAACCTTAGCAGGATTCGTTGAACATGAAGCGTACGAATATTGGGTTAAGCCTAAGCTTGTATTATTAAAGATTCGTTCCGACTTAAATAATGTAACATATAATGACATGGAAAGTGAAGCAAGCCTCTCAAATGAGCTAAGAGAATTCCATAATGCATCATTACGTTGTACAATAATTACGAATTTTAAGAAAAATGATATTTTATATGATATATTTTATCGGTTAAATTCAGGTTCTGTGCCTCTTTCAACTCAAGAGCTACGGCAAGTACTTAATAGAGGTGAATTTTCTAACTACCTAGTTAGTGTTACAGATACAAAACAACCACTTCATTCTGTTTTAAATCTTGAAGGTCCTGATAAAAGACTTAGAGACACAGAAATATTATTAAGACTTTTTGCATTCTGTTTATATTCTTCTTCCTATCAAGGTAACTTGAAAAAGTTTCTTGATGAAAAAATGGCATTAATAAATGATAATTGGGCTGAATTGAATAGAGATATTAGTCAAGTATATATCAGCATTAACAAAAGTATTGAATTTCTTAAAATTCTTTTTGGGGATTATAAAAAAATAGGTAGAAAGGCAACGGCTGATGGTTTTGAATCTCGATTTAATAGAGTTCTTTTTGAGGTTCAAATTTTTTATTTTTCTAAGATGGAGGCTAATGTTATAAATCCAGAAAATACATTTGTGAATGATTTTAGAAGATTGTGTGTCGGAGATCCAGAATTTAGAAGTTCTATAGAATCAACTACAAAAACGATTGAAAGCTACAAAATTCGCTATAGTAAGTTTGAAAGTCTTATTAACACCTCATTTGGAAAAGAAATAAATATCAATCCATTCAAGTAG
- a CDS encoding protein rep has protein sequence METNKKPSKKPCASSKPAPNVIPTKVVKTGFKDSLKSNNQEKCKSVPSPDCSPKKVSLDKLEITSELGSEVIVFDRSCEYNREKLTKRARAKFFNNNIAIALANLKTSLKDKYWDTFHCSHRIIVSGTEAKSKFCKNRWCLICNRIRTAQLIQKYGLTLDSWKEKVFLTLTVKNCTAEKLKDTLDKMHKYFTEIKDSERKAGRNLIGIRKLEITYNRTENTYHPHFHFVLESGLSAESIIEK, from the coding sequence ATGGAAACCAATAAAAAACCATCTAAAAAGCCATGTGCATCCTCTAAACCTGCTCCGAATGTAATTCCAACAAAAGTAGTCAAAACTGGGTTTAAGGATTCTTTAAAATCTAACAATCAGGAAAAGTGTAAAAGCGTACCTAGCCCTGATTGTTCCCCTAAAAAGGTTTCTCTTGATAAATTAGAAATAACTTCGGAATTAGGTTCCGAAGTTATTGTGTTTGATAGAAGTTGTGAGTACAACAGGGAGAAACTAACTAAGAGAGCCAGGGCGAAATTTTTCAATAATAATATAGCAATTGCTTTAGCTAACTTAAAAACTTCTTTAAAGGATAAATATTGGGATACCTTTCATTGCTCCCATAGGATTATAGTTAGTGGCACAGAGGCAAAATCTAAATTTTGTAAAAATAGATGGTGCTTAATCTGTAACAGAATCCGAACTGCTCAACTTATCCAGAAGTACGGTCTTACCTTAGATTCTTGGAAGGAAAAGGTATTTCTTACGCTTACGGTTAAAAACTGTACTGCCGAAAAGTTGAAAGATACTTTAGATAAAATGCATAAGTATTTTACTGAAATCAAAGATTCAGAAAGAAAAGCAGGTCGGAACCTAATAGGTATAAGAAAACTGGAAATAACTTATAATAGAACCGAAAATACCTATCACCCTCATTTCCATTTTGTCCTTGAAAGTGGCTTATCTGCTGAGAGCATAATTGAAAAATGA
- a CDS encoding HEPN domain-containing protein has protein sequence MDFNEVFNQLEEYINGIKSKFINAHLENSLASPDEYDLDVKSYCILCHAAFEEFVEIISLQVMSKCIKRYLTESRVSKPLITLMHFKGNYSNYLEKDLEPTVEKVFDYNRRILNDLKATFSQEIFNNHGVSSKYLRKLLMPVSIDIPENVNWTNSLEKLANARGAYAHKFLEQGRVQQSLEPEEANTIVSDCLEMCKELKNRAITVLA, from the coding sequence ATGGACTTTAATGAAGTTTTTAATCAGTTGGAAGAATACATCAATGGAATTAAATCAAAATTTATTAATGCTCATTTAGAAAATTCTTTAGCTTCACCAGATGAATACGATCTAGATGTAAAATCTTATTGTATTCTTTGCCATGCTGCTTTTGAGGAATTTGTAGAAATAATTTCCCTACAAGTAATGTCAAAATGTATAAAAAGGTATTTAACTGAATCAAGAGTTTCTAAACCTTTAATAACATTAATGCATTTTAAGGGAAATTATTCTAATTATTTAGAAAAGGATTTAGAGCCGACAGTTGAAAAGGTTTTTGATTATAATAGAAGAATATTAAATGATTTGAAGGCTACCTTTTCACAAGAAATCTTTAATAATCATGGGGTATCTTCAAAATATTTGCGGAAATTATTAATGCCTGTGTCTATAGATATTCCAGAAAATGTAAACTGGACAAATTCATTAGAAAAACTAGCTAATGCAAGGGGGGCTTATGCTCATAAGTTTTTAGAGCAAGGTCGTGTACAACAAAGCTTGGAACCTGAAGAAGCAAACACAATAGTGTCTGATTGTTTAGAAATGTGTAAAGAATTAAAAAATAGGGCAATAACGGTTCTAGCATAA
- a CDS encoding helix-turn-helix domain-containing protein, which translates to MEQLILIPLRLKDFKQIIKDCIAETSLIQPQQEKEIPNDKLTQKEAASQLGISEATLIDWKKKGLIPYHQLPKTRRVFFLKSELKLVTSQNPQLLKAARR; encoded by the coding sequence ATGGAACAACTTATTTTAATCCCTTTAAGGCTAAAGGACTTCAAGCAAATTATTAAAGATTGTATTGCTGAAACTAGCTTAATTCAACCTCAACAAGAGAAAGAAATCCCTAATGACAAGCTTACCCAAAAAGAAGCGGCTTCTCAGCTTGGTATAAGTGAGGCTACTTTAATTGATTGGAAAAAGAAAGGGTTAATACCTTATCACCAATTACCCAAAACCAGACGAGTTTTTTTTCTTAAATCAGAACTCAAACTGGTTACCTCCCAAAATCCCCAACTTCTAAAAGCTGCAAGGAGGTAA